One genomic window of Pseudomonas sp. LFM046 includes the following:
- a CDS encoding chemotaxis protein CheV, producing MAGILDTVDQRTQLVGENRLEILMFRLTGRQLFAINVFKVQEVLQLPKMTLIPQRHPVVCGVVNLRGQTLPVIDLSQAIGMRPLVPDERSTIIVTEYNRSVQAFLVGGVDRILNLNWETIMPPPGGAGRQHYLTAITKVDEQIVEIIDVEKVLAEIVPMSTRVSADRLDNPLLQMAVGREVLLVDDSNVALTQLRETLSQLGMRMHVASDGLKALNMLKAWADSGEDMTEKLLMVFTDAEMPEMDGYRLTTEIRNDPRLRNLYVVLHTSLSGSFNDAMVKKVGCDNFLSKFQPDKLVDVVLDRLKRDQ from the coding sequence ATGGCCGGTATTCTCGACACCGTCGACCAACGCACCCAACTGGTGGGTGAAAACCGGCTGGAAATCCTGATGTTCCGACTGACGGGCCGGCAGCTCTTCGCCATCAACGTGTTCAAGGTGCAGGAAGTGCTGCAGCTGCCGAAGATGACCCTGATTCCGCAGCGCCATCCGGTGGTGTGCGGGGTGGTCAACCTGCGCGGCCAGACGCTCCCGGTAATCGACCTGTCCCAGGCCATCGGCATGCGCCCGCTGGTGCCCGATGAGCGCAGCACCATCATCGTCACCGAGTACAACCGCTCGGTGCAGGCCTTCCTGGTGGGTGGCGTGGATCGCATCCTCAACCTCAACTGGGAAACCATCATGCCTCCCCCTGGCGGTGCCGGCCGCCAGCATTACCTGACCGCCATCACCAAGGTGGACGAGCAGATCGTCGAAATCATCGACGTCGAGAAGGTGCTGGCCGAAATCGTGCCCATGAGCACCCGTGTTTCCGCGGACCGCCTGGACAACCCGCTGCTGCAGATGGCGGTGGGGCGTGAGGTGCTGCTGGTGGATGACTCCAATGTTGCCTTGACCCAGCTGCGGGAGACCCTGTCGCAGCTCGGCATGCGCATGCACGTGGCCAGCGATGGCCTGAAAGCACTGAACATGCTCAAGGCCTGGGCGGACAGCGGCGAAGACATGACCGAGAAGCTGCTGATGGTCTTTACCGATGCGGAAATGCCTGAGATGGATGGCTATCGCCTGACCACCGAAATCCGCAATGACCCACGCCTGCGCAATCTCTATGTGGTGTTGCACACCTCGCTGTCCGGTAGTTTCAACGACGCTATGGTGAAGAAGGTCGGCTGCGACAACTTCCTCTCCAAGTTCCAGCCCGACAAGCTGGTGGATGTGGTGCTCGACCGGCTGAAGCGGGACCAGTGA
- the glp gene encoding gephyrin-like molybdotransferase Glp has protein sequence MSGCDHPGLMPVEDALARLLALAGAAQITDSETVPLAEADGRVLAEPLVAGLDLPPWDNSAMDGYALRLGDLSGEPLVVSQRILAGSAPQPLQPGTCARIFTGAPLPDGADVVEMQENVEVLEDGRVRFLEPLRAGQNVRPRGQETRVGDTVLPAGTRLGPIEMGLCASLGAAELVVRRRPVVAVISTGDELVPPGQPLGPGQIYNSNRSLLIAWLKRLGCAVLDAGILADDLELTRTALAGLAEVDLILSTGGVSVGEADFLGAALREEGELALWKLAIKPGKPLTFGHFRGVPVIGLPGNPASTLVTFGLLARPYLLRRLGVEEVEPLGFVVPAGFLWKKPGNRREYLRARLEHGRAVIYPNQSSGVLRSAAWAEGLVEVLEGTTLAEGDSVRFIPLSELQA, from the coding sequence GTGAGCGGTTGCGACCATCCCGGCCTGATGCCGGTGGAAGATGCCCTGGCGCGCCTCCTGGCGCTGGCCGGGGCCGCGCAGATCACAGACAGCGAAACCGTCCCCCTGGCCGAGGCCGATGGCCGCGTGCTGGCCGAGCCACTGGTGGCTGGCCTGGACCTGCCGCCGTGGGACAACAGCGCCATGGACGGTTACGCCCTGCGCCTGGGCGATCTTTCGGGGGAGCCGCTGGTGGTGAGCCAGCGCATCCTCGCCGGCAGCGCCCCTCAGCCTCTCCAGCCGGGCACCTGCGCGCGCATCTTCACCGGTGCGCCGCTGCCGGACGGCGCGGATGTGGTGGAGATGCAGGAAAACGTCGAGGTTCTGGAAGATGGCCGGGTGCGTTTCCTGGAGCCGTTGAGGGCTGGCCAGAATGTGCGCCCCCGTGGCCAGGAAACCCGCGTTGGCGATACCGTGCTGCCCGCCGGCACCCGTTTGGGGCCCATCGAGATGGGCCTGTGCGCCTCCCTGGGCGCCGCCGAACTGGTGGTGCGCCGCCGTCCGGTGGTGGCGGTGATCTCCACGGGCGATGAGCTGGTACCGCCCGGCCAGCCGCTCGGCCCGGGGCAGATCTACAACAGCAACCGCAGCCTGCTGATTGCCTGGCTCAAGCGCCTGGGTTGTGCGGTGCTGGATGCCGGCATCCTTGCCGACGACCTGGAGCTCACCCGCACGGCCCTGGCCGGCCTGGCGGAGGTGGACCTGATCCTCTCCACCGGCGGGGTTTCCGTGGGCGAGGCGGACTTCCTCGGCGCGGCCCTGCGCGAGGAGGGCGAGCTGGCGTTGTGGAAGCTGGCGATCAAGCCGGGCAAGCCGCTGACCTTCGGGCACTTCCGTGGGGTGCCGGTAATCGGCCTGCCGGGCAATCCGGCCTCCACCCTGGTGACCTTCGGCCTGCTGGCGCGACCCTACCTGCTGCGCCGCCTCGGCGTGGAAGAAGTGGAGCCGCTGGGCTTCGTGGTGCCGGCCGGCTTCCTCTGGAAGAAACCCGGCAACCGCCGTGAGTACCTGCGCGCACGCCTGGAGCACGGCCGTGCGGTGATCTACCCGAACCAGAGCTCCGGCGTGCTGCGCAGCGCGGCCTGGGCCGAGGGGCTGGTGGAGGTGCTGGAAGGCACCACATTGGCCGAGGGGGATTCCGTGCGCTTCATTCCCTTGAGCGAGTTGCAGGCTTAG
- the yegS gene encoding lipid kinase YegS: MAERKVLLILHGKQAANDEVRAAVHARRDAGMDLTVRVTWESGDARRLVQEGLAAGCQTLIAGGGDGTLREVAEAMVQGGGDASLALLPLGTANDFARAAGVPLEPDQALALLDTPPRAIDLGEADDHLFLNMATGGFGSRITANTPEDLKKVLGGAAYFLTGLSRFSEVHSAFGRFRGPDFAWEGEFLALGIGNGRQAGGGHTLCPQAVVNDGLLDLCIIPAPQDVVGTLATLLSGGILGLETVSVSARLPWVEVEAPEGLDLNLDGEPMESARLRIAARARALRVHLPVHSPLLRAE; the protein is encoded by the coding sequence ATGGCTGAGCGCAAGGTGCTGCTGATCCTGCATGGCAAGCAGGCTGCCAACGACGAGGTACGTGCCGCCGTTCACGCCCGCCGTGACGCAGGCATGGACCTGACGGTACGGGTCACCTGGGAGAGCGGTGATGCCCGGCGCCTTGTGCAGGAAGGTCTGGCGGCGGGCTGCCAGACACTGATCGCCGGAGGTGGCGATGGCACGCTGCGCGAGGTGGCCGAGGCCATGGTGCAGGGAGGGGGCGATGCCAGCCTGGCGCTGCTGCCCCTGGGCACTGCGAACGATTTCGCCCGCGCCGCTGGCGTGCCGCTGGAGCCGGACCAGGCGCTGGCGCTGCTGGATACACCGCCACGGGCCATCGACCTGGGGGAGGCCGATGACCATCTTTTCCTCAACATGGCGACGGGTGGGTTCGGTTCAAGGATCACTGCCAATACCCCGGAAGACCTGAAGAAGGTACTGGGCGGGGCGGCCTACTTCCTCACCGGGCTGAGTCGCTTCTCCGAAGTCCATTCGGCCTTTGGCCGCTTCCGTGGGCCGGATTTCGCATGGGAGGGGGAGTTTCTCGCCCTCGGAATCGGTAACGGGCGCCAGGCGGGCGGCGGGCATACCTTGTGTCCCCAGGCGGTGGTGAATGACGGGCTCCTCGACCTCTGCATCATCCCGGCGCCCCAGGATGTGGTAGGCACCCTGGCGACCTTGCTGTCGGGCGGCATTCTCGGGCTGGAAACGGTATCCGTCAGCGCACGCCTGCCCTGGGTCGAGGTGGAAGCCCCGGAAGGACTGGACCTCAACCTGGACGGCGAACCGATGGAAAGTGCGCGCCTGCGTATCGCCGCCAGGGCGCGTGCGCTGCGGGTACACCTGCCCGTGCATTCGCCGCTGCTGCGGGCGGAATAG
- a CDS encoding pirin family protein, whose translation MIEVRPFADLGGAHHGWLNARHHFSFAGYYDSQRMSWGQLRVWNDDEIAPHSGFPPHPHQDMEIITYVREGAITHQDNLGNKGRTVAGDVQVMSAGTGIAHSEYNLEDETTRIFQIWIMPTEYGAEPSWGTRPFPKGERSGSFVTLASGIDAGSDALPIRANARLVAATLKAGQSAEYRLEKGRKAYLVAAKGRYEVNGVAAEARDGVAVRDEEVLSFTASEDSEIVLVDVA comes from the coding sequence ATGATCGAAGTACGCCCCTTCGCCGACCTGGGTGGTGCCCACCACGGCTGGCTCAATGCCCGACACCACTTCTCGTTTGCCGGCTACTACGACAGCCAGCGGATGAGCTGGGGCCAGCTGCGCGTCTGGAACGACGACGAAATCGCGCCCCACTCCGGGTTTCCGCCCCATCCGCACCAGGACATGGAGATCATCACCTACGTCCGCGAAGGCGCCATCACCCACCAGGACAACCTGGGCAACAAGGGCCGCACCGTGGCTGGCGACGTGCAGGTGATGAGCGCGGGCACCGGCATCGCCCACAGCGAATACAACCTGGAAGATGAGACCACCCGAATCTTCCAGATCTGGATCATGCCTACCGAGTACGGCGCCGAGCCCTCCTGGGGCACCCGCCCCTTCCCCAAAGGGGAGCGCTCCGGCAGCTTCGTGACCCTGGCCAGCGGCATCGACGCGGGCAGCGACGCCCTGCCTATCCGCGCCAATGCACGGCTCGTCGCCGCCACGCTGAAAGCGGGCCAGAGCGCCGAGTACCGGCTGGAGAAAGGCCGCAAGGCCTACCTGGTGGCAGCCAAGGGCCGCTACGAGGTGAACGGTGTCGCCGCCGAAGCCCGTGACGGCGTGGCCGTGCGTGATGAAGAGGTGCTCAGCTTCACCGCCAGCGAAGACAGCGAGATCGTGCTGGTGGATGTGGCCTGA
- a CDS encoding FGGY-family carbohydrate kinase, producing MSEKSYLLAIDNGTQSVRALLFDLEGNLVGKGKVPLEAYYSSQPGWAEQDPEYYWASLGEACRLLWASVDIDRSLIRGVSLTTQRGTVINVDEQGTPLRPAILWLDQRQAEVRGRIKGPWGWLFKAIGLEGTVDYFRAQAEVNWVAQNQPELWGRTHKVLLLSGFLSHRLCGRFVDSVACQVAYLPFDYKRLQWAAPRDWKWQSMPVRREQLPELFKPGSRLGSITAEACRHTGIPEGLPLIAAGADKACEVLGAGGVEPSVACLSYGTTATINTTRRKYLETIPLIPPYPAAVPDHFNTEVMIYRGFWMVSWFKQEFGLREIQRAKELGVEPEALFDELVNSVPPGSMGLMLQPYWSPGIREPGLEAKGSIIGFGDVHTRAHVYRAILEGLAYALRQGREQIEKRSGTPITRLRVSGGGSQSDAAMQLTADIFGLPAERPHVYETSGLGAAIDCAVGLGLHPDFPTAIRAMTRVGQVFQPDPQASRTYDRLYREVYQGMYKQLRPLYRKIRDITGYPA from the coding sequence GTGAGCGAAAAAAGCTATCTGCTGGCTATCGATAACGGCACCCAGAGCGTGCGTGCCCTGCTGTTCGACCTGGAAGGCAACCTGGTGGGCAAGGGCAAGGTCCCGCTGGAGGCCTATTACTCCAGCCAGCCCGGCTGGGCGGAGCAGGACCCGGAATACTACTGGGCCAGCCTGGGCGAAGCCTGCCGGCTGCTGTGGGCGTCAGTGGACATCGACCGGAGTCTGATTCGCGGCGTGTCCCTCACCACCCAGCGCGGCACCGTCATCAATGTGGACGAGCAGGGCACGCCGTTGCGCCCGGCCATCCTCTGGCTGGACCAGCGCCAGGCCGAGGTGCGGGGGCGCATCAAGGGTCCCTGGGGCTGGCTGTTCAAGGCGATCGGCCTTGAGGGCACGGTGGACTACTTCCGCGCCCAGGCCGAGGTCAACTGGGTGGCGCAGAACCAGCCCGAACTCTGGGGCCGGACCCACAAGGTGCTGTTGCTCTCGGGCTTTCTCAGTCACCGGCTATGCGGGCGATTCGTCGACTCGGTGGCCTGCCAGGTGGCCTATCTGCCGTTCGATTACAAGCGCCTGCAATGGGCCGCGCCACGGGACTGGAAGTGGCAGTCCATGCCGGTGCGCCGTGAGCAGCTGCCGGAGCTGTTCAAGCCCGGTTCGCGGCTCGGCAGCATCACCGCCGAGGCCTGCCGGCATACCGGCATTCCGGAAGGGCTGCCACTGATTGCCGCCGGTGCCGACAAGGCCTGCGAGGTGCTTGGCGCCGGTGGGGTGGAGCCGAGCGTCGCCTGCCTGTCCTACGGCACCACCGCGACCATCAACACCACGCGGCGCAAGTACCTGGAAACCATTCCGCTGATCCCGCCCTATCCGGCGGCCGTGCCTGATCACTTCAATACCGAGGTGATGATTTATCGCGGGTTCTGGATGGTCAGCTGGTTCAAGCAGGAGTTCGGCCTGCGGGAAATTCAGCGGGCGAAAGAGTTGGGGGTGGAGCCCGAGGCGCTGTTCGATGAACTGGTCAACAGCGTACCGCCTGGCTCCATGGGGCTGATGCTTCAGCCCTATTGGTCGCCTGGCATTCGCGAGCCGGGCCTGGAGGCCAAGGGTTCCATTATCGGCTTCGGCGACGTGCATACCCGCGCCCATGTCTACCGCGCCATCCTGGAAGGGCTGGCCTATGCGTTGCGCCAGGGGCGGGAGCAGATCGAGAAGCGCTCCGGCACGCCCATCACCCGGCTGCGGGTGTCGGGTGGTGGCTCGCAGAGCGATGCGGCCATGCAATTGACGGCCGATATCTTCGGCCTGCCGGCTGAGCGGCCCCATGTCTATGAAACGTCAGGCTTGGGCGCGGCCATCGACTGTGCGGTGGGCCTCGGCCTGCACCCGGATTTCCCAACCGCGATCCGCGCCATGACGCGGGTAGGGCAGGTGTTCCAGCCCGATCCGCAGGCGAGCCGCACGTACGACCGGCTGTACCGCGAGGTCTATCAGGGCATGTACAAGCAGCTACGGCCGCTGTACCGGAAGATTCGGGATATCACTGGCTATCCGGCGTAA
- a CDS encoding AraC family transcriptional regulator yields the protein MHSLGYTSVPALIKYLRHAEQLGLDQASTLAAVGIRPEDLADNSKRLPSEAHERLLAHLIRVSGDALFGLHSARYVQPGSWSVLGYITMNCATLGEAMSRIAPYEKLVGDMGVSRIEAEGDVVRMIWSCRHQDPTIRRHMVENVLASWLLYARWIADMQRSPREVWFEHAQPEGARTDDYEAVFGCPVRFEQTCSALLVPLDYLAVPLRQADANLLRTLEEHALSLMAGLDDDEPLPQRVKNALRLLLKDGLPRKERVAEKFHMTVRTLQRHLQQAGTSYQQILDELRRELAEHYLLRSDLPIQDIACYLGFTESRSFHRSFKAWTGQTPGEYREAKRQG from the coding sequence ATGCATTCGCTCGGCTACACCTCGGTTCCCGCCCTCATCAAGTACCTGCGTCACGCCGAACAGCTCGGCCTCGACCAGGCCAGCACGCTGGCTGCTGTCGGCATCCGTCCCGAGGACCTGGCGGACAACAGCAAGCGTCTGCCCAGTGAAGCCCATGAGCGCCTGCTGGCCCATCTGATCCGTGTTTCCGGCGACGCCCTCTTCGGCCTGCATTCCGCCCGCTACGTGCAGCCGGGCTCCTGGAGCGTGCTGGGCTACATCACCATGAACTGCGCGACCCTGGGCGAAGCCATGAGCCGCATCGCCCCCTACGAGAAGCTGGTGGGCGACATGGGCGTCAGCCGTATTGAAGCCGAAGGCGATGTGGTGCGGATGATCTGGAGTTGCCGCCATCAGGACCCGACCATCCGCCGCCACATGGTGGAGAACGTGCTGGCGTCCTGGCTGCTCTATGCACGCTGGATCGCGGACATGCAGCGTTCACCTCGGGAGGTGTGGTTCGAGCATGCCCAGCCCGAGGGTGCGCGGACCGATGACTATGAAGCGGTGTTCGGCTGCCCGGTACGGTTCGAGCAAACCTGCAGTGCCCTGCTGGTGCCGCTGGACTATCTGGCTGTGCCCTTGCGCCAGGCCGACGCCAACCTGCTGCGCACCCTGGAAGAACACGCGCTGTCGCTGATGGCCGGGCTGGACGACGACGAGCCGCTGCCGCAACGGGTGAAGAATGCCTTGCGCCTGCTGCTCAAGGACGGCCTGCCGCGCAAGGAACGGGTGGCGGAAAAATTCCACATGACTGTGCGGACCCTGCAGCGTCACCTGCAGCAGGCCGGCACCAGCTACCAGCAGATCCTCGACGAACTGCGCCGCGAACTGGCCGAGCATTACCTGCTGCGCAGCGACCTGCCGATCCAGGACATCGCCTGCTACCTGGGCTTCACCGAATCCCGCTCCTTCCACCGCAGCTTCAAGGCCTGGACCGGGCAGACGCCGGGGGAGTATCGGGAAGCTAAGCGGCAAGGCTGA
- a CDS encoding glycerol-3-phosphate dehydrogenase/oxidase yields the protein MATWNAEWRVAALPELARRDWDLIVVGGGICGAGILREAARRGWKCLLLEQRDFAWGTSSRSSKMVHGGLRYIAKGQLALTRASVRERQRLLAEAPGLVDPLSFVMPHRGGFPGPRVFGGLLSLYDALAGRRNHLYYPLQQLRYLVPGLAEGGLEGGTRFFDAVTDDARLVLRVLGEARAEGGEALNGMRVLTLKREQGRVTGLEAEDTESGQRCAFRTRAVALATGAWADRLRTVDGAEHIRPLRGSHLLLPGWRLPLAHAVSFMHPADGRPVFVFPWEGATVIGTTDLDHDQGLDQDASISEAEVDYLLEACYLQFPAAGIGRGDVLSTWAGVRPVVSDGEAQLKPSDEKREHALWTEPGCVTLAGGKLTTFRLLALDVLRACAGFVGRSLEDHGSAVFEPCAEQALPALSPAQRLRLAGRHGRALAELAPWVESLGNERIGATDTLWAELAWAAEGELVLHLDDLLLRRTRIGLLLPRGGRDELPRIRALCQPLLGWSDARWAREEAAYLALWQRCYSLPA from the coding sequence ATGGCCACCTGGAACGCCGAGTGGCGCGTGGCAGCGTTGCCGGAACTGGCCCGCCGCGACTGGGACCTGATCGTGGTCGGCGGCGGTATCTGCGGCGCCGGCATCCTGCGTGAGGCCGCTCGGCGGGGGTGGAAATGCCTGCTGCTGGAGCAGCGGGACTTCGCCTGGGGCACGTCCAGTCGCTCGTCGAAGATGGTCCATGGTGGCTTGCGCTATATCGCCAAGGGTCAACTGGCCCTGACCCGTGCTTCGGTACGCGAGCGCCAGCGCCTGCTGGCCGAGGCACCGGGGCTGGTGGACCCGCTGAGTTTCGTCATGCCCCACCGCGGTGGCTTTCCGGGGCCAAGGGTGTTCGGCGGCCTGCTATCCCTCTACGACGCCCTGGCCGGGCGTCGCAACCATCTCTATTACCCGCTGCAGCAGTTGCGCTATCTGGTGCCCGGTCTTGCCGAAGGCGGCCTGGAGGGCGGCACTCGGTTCTTCGATGCGGTGACCGATGATGCGCGGCTGGTGCTGCGGGTGTTGGGCGAGGCTCGCGCTGAAGGTGGCGAGGCGCTGAACGGCATGCGCGTGCTGACGCTGAAACGGGAGCAGGGCAGGGTGACCGGCCTGGAGGCTGAAGATACCGAGAGTGGCCAACGTTGCGCCTTCCGCACCCGTGCCGTAGCCCTGGCGACCGGCGCCTGGGCCGATCGACTGCGCACGGTCGACGGTGCGGAACATATCCGCCCGCTGCGTGGCAGCCATTTGCTGCTGCCGGGCTGGCGCCTGCCGTTGGCCCACGCCGTCAGTTTCATGCACCCGGCGGATGGTCGACCGGTGTTCGTCTTCCCCTGGGAGGGCGCCACCGTCATCGGCACCACGGATCTCGACCACGACCAGGGGCTGGACCAGGACGCGAGCATCAGCGAGGCCGAGGTGGATTACCTGCTGGAGGCCTGCTACCTGCAATTCCCGGCGGCCGGCATCGGTCGGGGCGACGTGCTCTCCACGTGGGCGGGTGTGCGCCCTGTGGTGAGTGACGGCGAAGCGCAGCTGAAGCCTTCGGACGAAAAGCGCGAGCATGCGCTCTGGACTGAACCCGGTTGCGTGACCCTGGCCGGCGGCAAGCTGACCACCTTCCGCCTGCTGGCCCTGGACGTGCTGCGAGCGTGCGCCGGATTCGTCGGTCGCAGCCTGGAAGACCATGGCAGCGCAGTCTTCGAGCCCTGCGCCGAACAGGCACTACCGGCCTTGTCTCCGGCCCAGCGTCTGCGCCTGGCGGGCCGTCATGGCCGCGCCCTGGCGGAGCTGGCGCCCTGGGTCGAATCGCTCGGCAATGAGCGAATCGGCGCCACCGACACGCTCTGGGCCGAGCTGGCCTGGGCGGCGGAAGGCGAACTGGTGCTGCACCTGGATGATCTGCTGCTGCGCCGCACGAGGATCGGCCTGCTGCTGCCCCGGGGCGGCCGGGACGAGCTGCCGCGCATCCGCGCACTGTGCCAGCCATTGCTGGGCTGGAGCGACGCCCGCTGGGCGCGCGAAGAGGCCGCTTACCTGGCCCTCTGGCAACGCTGTTACAGCCTGCCTGCATAA
- a CDS encoding FAD-binding oxidoreductase translates to MRRWNGWGDEATVVELPDNGAAFLAERISAGQPLPDASLEQVLARVPASRLDAHPLISLDAETRVRHARGQSLPDWLAMREGDFGQFPDGVAFPETAEQIRQLLALAAERDLVLIPYGGGTSVAGHINPQAGDRPVLTLSLERMNRLLELDEESLIATFGPGANGPQVESQLRARGYTLGHFPQSWELSTLGGWVASRSSGQQSLRYGRIEQLFAGGTLETFAGPMALPTFPASAAGPDLRELVLGSEGRFGVISEVRVRVTRLAEQESFYAVFLPNWNQALQGIRSLAQARVPLSMLRLSNAIETETQLALAGHPGQIALLEKYLALRGAGAGKCMLTFGVTGNRAQNAASLKQARRLLKRFGGVFTGTLLGKKWAHNRFRFPYLRHALWSAGYVVDTLETATDWVNVDSLLGKIEASLRNGLKDEGERVHVFTHLSHVYGEGSSIYTSYVYRPGSSYAEALARWRKLKSAASDVIAQNRGTISHQHGVGRDHAPWLPAEKGPLGMAALRNLARHFDPEGRLAPGVLIED, encoded by the coding sequence ATGCGACGCTGGAACGGCTGGGGCGATGAAGCGACGGTGGTGGAACTGCCCGACAATGGGGCGGCTTTCCTGGCCGAACGCATAAGTGCTGGCCAACCCCTGCCGGACGCCAGCCTGGAACAGGTGCTGGCCCGAGTGCCCGCTTCGCGGCTGGACGCCCACCCGCTGATCAGCCTGGATGCCGAGACCCGTGTGCGCCACGCCCGTGGCCAGAGCCTGCCGGATTGGCTGGCGATGCGCGAAGGTGATTTCGGCCAGTTCCCCGACGGCGTCGCGTTTCCGGAAACCGCCGAGCAGATTCGCCAGTTGCTGGCCCTGGCCGCCGAGCGCGATCTGGTGCTGATTCCCTACGGCGGCGGCACCTCGGTGGCGGGCCATATCAATCCCCAGGCGGGCGACCGGCCGGTGCTGACCCTGTCGCTGGAACGCATGAACCGTTTGCTGGAGCTGGACGAGGAAAGTCTGATCGCCACCTTCGGTCCCGGCGCCAATGGCCCACAGGTGGAAAGCCAGCTTCGTGCTCGGGGCTACACGCTGGGGCATTTCCCGCAGTCCTGGGAGTTGTCGACCCTCGGTGGCTGGGTGGCCAGCCGTTCCAGTGGCCAGCAGTCCCTGCGCTATGGGCGGATCGAGCAGCTGTTCGCGGGCGGGACCCTGGAAACCTTCGCCGGCCCCATGGCGCTGCCCACCTTCCCGGCTTCGGCGGCGGGGCCCGACCTGCGCGAGCTCGTGCTGGGTTCCGAAGGCCGTTTCGGGGTGATTTCCGAAGTGCGGGTGCGGGTCACCCGGCTGGCGGAGCAGGAGTCCTTCTACGCGGTCTTCCTGCCCAACTGGAACCAGGCGCTCCAGGGCATCCGCAGCCTTGCCCAGGCGCGCGTCCCGCTGTCCATGCTGCGTTTGTCCAACGCCATCGAAACCGAGACCCAACTGGCCCTGGCCGGACACCCCGGGCAGATCGCGCTGCTGGAGAAGTACCTGGCCCTGCGCGGCGCGGGCGCCGGCAAGTGCATGCTGACCTTCGGCGTCACCGGCAACCGCGCCCAGAACGCCGCGTCGCTGAAGCAGGCCCGGCGCCTGTTGAAGCGCTTTGGCGGGGTGTTCACCGGCACCTTGCTGGGCAAGAAGTGGGCGCACAATCGCTTCCGCTTCCCCTACCTGCGCCATGCCCTGTGGAGCGCCGGCTATGTGGTGGATACCCTGGAAACCGCCACCGACTGGGTCAACGTCGACAGCCTGCTCGGCAAGATCGAAGCCAGCCTGCGCAATGGTTTGAAGGACGAAGGCGAGCGGGTGCATGTATTCACCCACCTGTCCCACGTCTATGGCGAGGGATCGAGCATCTACACCTCCTACGTCTATCGCCCAGGCAGCAGCTACGCCGAGGCGCTGGCGCGCTGGCGCAAGTTGAAGTCCGCCGCCAGCGATGTAATCGCCCAGAACCGCGGCACCATCAGCCACCAGCACGGCGTCGGCCGTGACCACGCGCCCTGGCTGCCGGCGGAAAAGGGTCCGCTGGGCATGGCCGCGCTGCGCAACCTTGCGCGGCATTTCGATCCCGAGGGGCGCCTGGCTCCCGGCGTGCTGATCGAGGATTGA
- a CDS encoding MOSC domain-containing protein: protein MLRLSSLYRFPLKSAIGERLPHARIDALGLAGDRRWMLVDAENGRFLTQRAFAQMSQLSARWNTSGGLTLSAEGLSPLDVALPAPDANLRGTFVWGSPMVVPDAGDEAAEWLSSFLGKACRLVHVPEHRARDIPGSLLPEEKVGFADGFPLLLIGQASLEDLSARVGRPLEMLRFRPNLVVEGSAPYAEDSWKRIRIGDIEFSVAKGCSRCILTTIDPATGERSADREPLTTLKTYREREGEVYFGQNLINRGTGVLEVGMEIEVLE from the coding sequence ATGTTGCGTCTCTCGTCCCTCTACCGTTTCCCCCTCAAATCCGCCATTGGCGAACGCCTGCCGCACGCCCGGATCGACGCGCTGGGCCTTGCCGGTGATCGCCGCTGGATGCTGGTGGACGCCGAGAACGGCCGTTTCCTGACTCAGCGTGCCTTCGCGCAGATGTCTCAGCTTTCCGCCCGCTGGAATACGTCCGGCGGCCTCACTCTGAGCGCCGAGGGGCTGTCGCCTCTCGATGTCGCCCTGCCTGCCCCGGATGCCAATCTGCGCGGGACCTTCGTCTGGGGTTCTCCCATGGTCGTGCCGGATGCCGGCGACGAAGCGGCGGAATGGCTCAGCAGCTTCCTGGGCAAGGCCTGCCGCCTTGTGCATGTACCCGAGCACCGCGCCCGGGACATTCCCGGCAGCCTTCTGCCCGAGGAAAAGGTGGGCTTTGCCGATGGCTTCCCCTTGCTGCTGATCGGCCAGGCTTCCCTGGAGGACCTCAGTGCGCGGGTCGGGCGGCCCCTGGAGATGCTGCGCTTCCGTCCGAACCTGGTGGTGGAGGGCAGCGCCCCCTATGCCGAGGACAGCTGGAAGCGTATCCGCATCGGTGACATCGAATTCAGCGTGGCCAAGGGCTGCAGCCGCTGCATCCTCACCACCATCGACCCCGCCACCGGCGAACGCAGCGCCGACCGCGAGCCGCTCACTACGCTGAAGACCTACCGCGAACGCGAGGGGGAGGTGTACTTCGGGCAGAACCTGATCAACCGCGGCACGGGGGTGCTGGAGGTGGGGATGGAGATTGAAGTCCTGGAGTGA